One genomic segment of Hymenobacter psoromatis includes these proteins:
- a CDS encoding membrane or secreted protein, with amino-acid sequence MLRYCFLFLATLLALFTHAQAPTPPPTGDVFVDAHGVLRWQKTKREVALFGVNYTAPFAYSYRALGQLGIRPEDAIDQDVYHLSRLGITAFRVHVWDIEITDTLGNLQQNEHLRLLDYLITKLKARGIKIIFTPIAYWGNAYPEPTNTGRGFSSIYDKGQAYTNPRAIRAQENYLGQFLNHRNQYSGLLNREDPDIIAYEVCNEPHYHLPLPPVLSFANRMVAAMRATGLTKPIFYNIAESPQVHEAILDANVQGFSFQWYPEGLVAGHELRGNFLPYVDQYPLPYTGDPRFERRAKMVYEFESADVLQPIIYPFMAKSLRTAGFQWATQFAYDPLSLAPYNTEYQTHYLNLAYTPAKALSLLIAGRVFSETKRGQSFGRYPADSVFGPALVSYRRQLSQWNKPAEFYYTNNTSDNPVKPAALRHVAGVGSSGVARYGGSGAYFLDRLVPGVWRLEVMPDAVPVSDPFATASLRKVVTEIIWNEQPLTLNLTDLGADFQLKGLNEGNNTQAQASGGQLRVRPGTYLLTRAGQDSRAWTAQTRSGSLRLGEFVAPPPTPGPPRVWQRPVAQATAGQPLVLTAAVAGSGPADSILLVAQHYYGPTRTLPMQPTGAGSWAATVPAALTYPGLLRYWVVLKRAGQPALTFPGGQPGTPRDWDFAPITAPWQVPLVAATAPLPLFTAALDHDAVEARGIANGAYTDYSTTADGALALRFVLNPAKADMPMTTVPAAALRAYLSLKTAGRMADLGNFKELVIKAQSNQPAATRLRVVLVSRDAVAYEAAVPLPAAGGEVRVPLRTLRAAPLLLTPRPYPSFLPLTYSPASSPAFRLSAVEVLQVVLDQPTGLIEPLRVDVESVRLE; translated from the coding sequence ATGCTTCGCTACTGCTTTTTATTCTTAGCCACGCTGCTAGCCCTTTTCACTCACGCGCAAGCCCCTACCCCCCCACCTACGGGCGACGTGTTCGTGGACGCACATGGCGTGCTGCGCTGGCAGAAAACCAAGCGCGAGGTGGCGCTTTTTGGGGTAAACTACACCGCGCCGTTTGCTTACTCGTACCGGGCGCTGGGCCAGCTCGGCATCCGGCCCGAGGATGCCATTGACCAGGACGTGTACCACCTGAGCCGGCTGGGTATCACGGCCTTCCGGGTGCACGTCTGGGATATTGAGATTACCGACACGCTCGGCAACCTGCAGCAAAATGAGCACCTGCGGTTACTTGACTACCTGATTACTAAGCTTAAGGCGCGGGGTATCAAGATTATTTTCACGCCTATTGCCTATTGGGGTAACGCCTACCCCGAGCCCACGAACACGGGCCGGGGCTTTTCGAGTATTTATGATAAGGGCCAGGCCTACACCAACCCGCGGGCCATTCGGGCGCAGGAAAATTACCTGGGGCAGTTTCTAAACCACCGCAACCAGTACTCGGGCCTGCTGAACCGCGAGGACCCCGACATTATCGCCTACGAGGTGTGCAACGAGCCGCACTACCACCTGCCCCTACCCCCCGTACTGAGCTTCGCCAACCGGATGGTAGCCGCCATGCGCGCCACGGGCCTGACCAAGCCGATTTTCTATAACATTGCCGAAAGCCCGCAGGTGCACGAGGCCATTCTGGATGCTAACGTGCAGGGATTCAGCTTTCAGTGGTACCCTGAGGGGCTGGTGGCGGGGCACGAGCTGCGCGGTAATTTCCTGCCCTACGTGGACCAGTACCCGCTGCCTTATACGGGCGACCCGCGCTTTGAGCGCCGGGCGAAGATGGTGTACGAGTTTGAGTCGGCCGACGTGTTGCAGCCCATCATATACCCGTTTATGGCCAAAAGCCTGCGCACGGCGGGCTTTCAGTGGGCCACGCAGTTTGCCTACGACCCGCTGAGCCTGGCGCCGTACAACACGGAGTATCAGACGCATTACCTCAACCTGGCCTACACGCCGGCTAAGGCTCTGAGCCTGCTCATCGCGGGCCGGGTATTTAGCGAAACCAAGCGCGGGCAGTCGTTCGGGCGCTATCCGGCTGATTCGGTTTTTGGGCCGGCGCTGGTGAGCTACCGCCGCCAGCTAAGCCAGTGGAACAAGCCGGCGGAGTTTTATTACACGAATAACACCAGCGATAATCCAGTGAAGCCGGCCGCCCTGCGCCACGTAGCGGGGGTAGGGTCGTCGGGGGTGGCGCGCTACGGCGGCAGCGGCGCGTACTTTCTCGACCGGCTCGTGCCCGGCGTGTGGCGGCTGGAAGTAATGCCCGACGCCGTACCCGTGAGCGACCCGTTTGCCACCGCCTCGCTACGCAAAGTGGTGACCGAAATTATCTGGAACGAGCAGCCGCTAACGCTCAATCTGACCGATTTGGGCGCTGATTTTCAGCTCAAAGGCTTGAATGAAGGTAATAACACCCAGGCCCAGGCCAGCGGCGGGCAGCTGCGGGTGCGGCCCGGCACCTACCTACTCACCCGCGCCGGCCAGGATAGCCGCGCCTGGACCGCCCAAACGCGGAGCGGGTCGCTTCGGCTGGGTGAGTTCGTGGCCCCGCCGCCCACCCCCGGCCCGCCGCGGGTGTGGCAGCGCCCGGTGGCGCAGGCCACGGCCGGGCAGCCGCTGGTCCTCACGGCTGCGGTAGCCGGCAGCGGCCCGGCCGATAGCATACTGCTGGTGGCGCAGCACTATTATGGGCCGACCCGCACCCTACCCATGCAGCCTACGGGCGCGGGCAGCTGGGCCGCTACCGTGCCGGCGGCCCTCACCTACCCCGGCTTGCTGCGCTACTGGGTGGTGCTAAAACGAGCCGGCCAGCCGGCCCTGACCTTTCCGGGCGGGCAGCCGGGCACCCCACGCGATTGGGATTTTGCGCCCATCACTGCGCCCTGGCAGGTGCCGCTGGTGGCGGCTACTGCACCCTTACCCCTCTTCACCGCCGCCCTCGACCACGACGCGGTGGAGGCCCGAGGCATCGCCAATGGGGCTTATACCGACTACTCCACCACCGCCGATGGCGCGCTGGCCCTGCGCTTCGTGCTGAACCCGGCCAAAGCGGACATGCCCATGACAACTGTCCCCGCTGCCGCGCTGCGCGCCTACCTGAGCTTGAAAACGGCCGGCCGGATGGCTGACTTAGGCAATTTTAAAGAACTGGTTATCAAAGCCCAAAGTAACCAGCCGGCCGCCACCCGGCTGCGGGTAGTGCTGGTGAGCCGCGACGCGGTGGCCTATGAAGCCGCCGTGCCGCTACCGGCGGCAGGCGGCGAGGTGCGGGTGCCACTGCGCACGCTGCGCGCTGCCCCGCTGCTACTCACGCCCCGGCCCTACCCCAGCTTTTTGCCGCTCACGTACAGCCCGGCGAGTAGCCCGGCCTTCCGGCTGAGTGCGGTGGAGGTACTGCAAGTGGTGCTCGACCAGCCCACCGGCCTTATCGAGCCGCTGCGGGTAGACGTGGAATCGGTGAGGCTGGAGTAA